In a genomic window of Pontibacter liquoris:
- a CDS encoding outer membrane protein assembly factor BamD — translation MNKGFLHTIALIGMLLFATGCSNFQKILKSNNVDEKYKAALQYYEKGDYYRANQLFEQVLPLMTGRPEAEQAKFYFANTYFQQKDYLLSAFHFKSFYDTYQRSPLAEQALFMQAKSLYNQSPGYEQDQSSTLTAIEALQEFQVRYPQSELTKEANAMIDALNMKLDKKAYDNAKLYYQIRYYRSAVVAFNNFIKEHASSPYSEEAAYLRLDAQYRFAQESVPAKQQERYMEALDYYQTFVDQYPDSKFKRSAEQVYDNALAELEKVKKQNQANS, via the coding sequence ATGAATAAAGGCTTCCTCCATACCATTGCCCTGATCGGCATGTTGCTGTTTGCCACTGGTTGTAGCAACTTCCAGAAGATATTAAAAAGCAACAACGTTGACGAAAAGTATAAGGCTGCCCTGCAGTACTACGAAAAGGGAGATTATTACCGTGCAAACCAGCTGTTTGAGCAGGTGTTGCCTTTGATGACCGGCAGGCCCGAGGCCGAGCAGGCAAAGTTTTACTTTGCCAACACGTACTTTCAGCAGAAGGATTATCTGCTGAGCGCCTTCCACTTCAAAAGCTTCTACGACACCTACCAGCGCAGCCCGCTGGCAGAGCAGGCCCTGTTTATGCAGGCCAAATCGCTTTATAACCAGTCGCCGGGCTACGAGCAGGACCAGAGCAGCACGCTGACAGCGATCGAGGCTTTGCAGGAGTTCCAGGTGCGCTACCCGCAAAGCGAGCTCACTAAGGAGGCCAACGCCATGATCGATGCGTTGAACATGAAGCTCGACAAAAAGGCTTACGACAATGCCAAGCTATACTATCAGATCCGGTATTACCGCTCGGCCGTGGTGGCTTTCAATAACTTTATAAAGGAGCATGCTTCTTCTCCGTACAGCGAGGAAGCCGCTTACCTGCGCCTGGATGCCCAATACCGTTTTGCCCAGGAAAGCGTGCCCGCCAAACAGCAGGAGCGCTACATGGAAGCCCTCGATTATTACCAGACCTTTGTAGACCAGTATCCTGACAGCAAGTTTAAGCGTAGTGCAGAACAGGTGTACGACAATGCCCTAGCAGAACTGGAAAAAGTAAAAAAACAAAATCAAGCAAATTCTTAA
- a CDS encoding DNA-directed RNA polymerase subunit omega translates to MAAVSSSIVTRNMADFAKQTGNVYKSVSVISKRANQISVKLKEELNSKLAEFATTVDNLEEVFENREQIEISKHYERLPKPTNLAIEEFLEGKVYLREPDEEQQEEINL, encoded by the coding sequence ATGGCAGCAGTTTCATCATCAATCGTTACCCGCAATATGGCCGATTTTGCAAAGCAAACCGGCAATGTGTATAAGTCTGTGTCTGTGATCTCGAAAAGAGCCAACCAGATTTCCGTGAAGCTGAAGGAGGAATTGAATTCGAAGCTGGCTGAGTTTGCCACAACCGTGGATAACCTGGAAGAAGTGTTCGAAAACCGCGAGCAGATCGAGATCTCCAAGCATTACGAGCGCCTGCCGAAGCCTACGAACCTGGCGATCGAGGAGTTCCTGGAAGGCAAAGTATACCTGCGCGAGCCGGACGAAGAGCAGCAGGAAGAAATCAACCTGTAG
- a CDS encoding DUF4835 family protein — translation MAKKILVLLLMCLAVWNANAQELQCDVVVNSDQVQYTDRQLFTDMQTRIFEFMNNRRWSDQPYRPDERIKCRLMISLTEMPEIGTFKANVQVVSVRPAYGTGYESTLFSFVDKDWTFQFNNAQQLDYAENNFTSNLASMLAFYANMIIGIDNDSFGKLGGAPAFDKARSILNLAASQGAVYPGWKPFESNRNRYWLIDNLQDPQFLPYRQGLYTMHRQGLDLMVDKPEQARKAVLGVLQDIQKLQQQKPGSAILRSFFDAKSDELVNMYKAAAPADKQQAYTILTQADPTNSSKYEVLLKR, via the coding sequence ATGGCTAAGAAGATACTTGTTTTGCTGCTCATGTGCCTGGCTGTTTGGAACGCAAATGCCCAGGAGCTGCAGTGCGATGTGGTAGTGAACAGCGACCAGGTGCAGTACACCGACCGGCAGTTGTTTACGGACATGCAGACGCGCATCTTCGAGTTTATGAACAACCGCCGCTGGTCTGACCAGCCTTACCGCCCGGACGAGCGCATCAAGTGCCGCCTGATGATCAGCCTGACGGAAATGCCCGAGATCGGCACCTTTAAAGCCAACGTGCAGGTGGTGTCGGTGCGGCCGGCCTACGGTACAGGTTACGAATCCACGCTTTTCTCCTTTGTAGACAAAGACTGGACCTTCCAGTTCAACAACGCCCAGCAGCTGGATTACGCTGAAAACAATTTTACCTCTAACCTGGCCTCGATGCTGGCTTTTTATGCCAACATGATCATCGGCATCGACAACGACAGCTTTGGCAAACTAGGCGGCGCCCCGGCCTTCGATAAAGCACGCAGCATCCTGAATTTGGCCGCCTCGCAGGGAGCCGTTTACCCGGGATGGAAGCCTTTTGAAAGCAACCGCAACCGCTACTGGCTCATCGACAACCTACAGGACCCGCAGTTTCTGCCTTACCGCCAGGGGCTTTATACCATGCACCGCCAAGGTCTCGATTTGATGGTAGACAAACCGGAGCAGGCGCGCAAAGCGGTGCTCGGCGTACTACAGGATATCCAGAAGCTGCAGCAGCAGAAACCCGGCTCGGCCATACTTCGCTCTTTCTTCGATGCCAAATCCGACGAGCTGGTGAACATGTATAAAGCGGCCGCTCCCGCCGATAAACAGCAGGCCTATACGATCCTCACGCAGGCAGACCCCACCAATAGCAGCAAATACGAGGTTTTGCTAAAACGCTAA
- the recN gene encoding DNA repair protein RecN, translating to MLIDLKIKNYALIEQLEMNPSPVLNIITGETGAGKSIMLGAIGLLMGNRADSKLLFNQEQKCVIEGVFDISSYNLQEAFAAEDLDFDNQCILRREISPSGKSRAFVNDTPVTLDVLRKIGDNLMDIHSQHDTLQLGDTSYQLNILDVYAGNTSLDIYAGNLSHLKNYNDTYRSYKKLESDYRKLTDQLAQAQKELDYHTFLLSELEEASLQEGEQEQQEEELKQLENAEDIKLKLSQAVQYLSESEFNITSALKDTAYLLGQLAQFSGKYEELRTRTESCMIELNDVAGELEDAERKTEADPERASEVQERLNLIYTLQRKHQVQSITELLTIQRDLEAKVGSVLNLDTAIANTQKAMQAAEKEMLEKAAILSERRKSSFGKFEQELYALLAELGMPNARIVIQHKEAAPSATGTDEISILFSANKGAQPQSLVKAASGGEFSRLMLSVKYMLADKTALPTIVFDEIDTGISGEVAVKVGKMMQQMALKHQIIAISHLPQIAAQGNAHYFVYKEDREDRTISRVKKLSDEERVNEIAHMIAGANPSANAYQSAKELLSL from the coding sequence ATGCTGATAGATCTTAAAATAAAAAATTACGCACTGATCGAGCAACTGGAGATGAACCCCTCGCCGGTGCTCAATATTATTACAGGCGAGACCGGCGCCGGTAAATCCATTATGCTGGGGGCTATCGGCTTGCTGATGGGCAACCGTGCCGACTCCAAATTGCTCTTTAACCAGGAGCAGAAGTGCGTGATAGAAGGCGTGTTCGACATTTCGTCTTACAACCTGCAGGAGGCCTTTGCCGCCGAAGACCTGGACTTTGATAACCAGTGCATCCTGCGCCGCGAGATCAGCCCGAGCGGCAAGTCGCGGGCTTTTGTAAACGACACGCCCGTGACGCTGGACGTGCTGCGCAAGATCGGCGATAACCTGATGGACATCCACTCGCAGCACGACACGCTGCAACTGGGCGACACGAGCTACCAGCTCAACATCCTGGACGTGTATGCGGGCAACACCTCGCTCGATATTTACGCCGGCAACCTGTCGCACCTTAAAAATTACAACGATACTTACCGCTCCTATAAAAAGCTGGAATCCGATTACCGGAAGCTGACCGACCAGCTGGCGCAGGCGCAGAAGGAACTCGATTACCATACTTTCCTGCTCAGCGAGCTGGAAGAAGCCAGCCTGCAGGAAGGCGAACAGGAGCAGCAGGAGGAAGAACTCAAGCAACTCGAGAACGCTGAAGATATCAAGCTCAAGCTATCCCAAGCGGTGCAGTACCTTTCCGAATCGGAGTTCAATATTACCTCCGCCCTGAAAGACACGGCTTACCTGCTGGGGCAGCTGGCGCAATTCTCGGGCAAGTATGAGGAGCTGCGTACGCGCACCGAAAGCTGCATGATCGAGCTCAACGACGTAGCCGGCGAGCTGGAAGATGCCGAGCGCAAAACCGAAGCTGACCCGGAGCGGGCTTCCGAAGTGCAGGAGCGCCTGAACCTGATCTATACCTTGCAGCGCAAGCACCAGGTGCAAAGTATAACCGAGTTGCTGACCATACAGCGCGACCTGGAAGCCAAAGTAGGTAGCGTACTGAACCTGGACACGGCCATTGCCAATACCCAGAAAGCCATGCAGGCTGCCGAAAAAGAGATGCTCGAAAAAGCAGCTATCCTGTCGGAGCGGCGTAAATCATCGTTCGGCAAGTTTGAGCAGGAGCTTTATGCGTTGCTGGCCGAGTTGGGTATGCCGAATGCCCGCATCGTAATCCAGCACAAAGAGGCGGCTCCGTCGGCCACGGGTACTGATGAGATCAGCATTCTGTTTAGTGCCAACAAAGGCGCGCAGCCACAGTCGCTGGTAAAAGCCGCGTCCGGAGGTGAATTCTCGCGCCTGATGCTGAGCGTAAAGTATATGCTGGCTGATAAAACCGCGCTGCCTACCATCGTTTTCGATGAGATCGATACGGGTATATCCGGCGAGGTAGCCGTTAAAGTGGGCAAAATGATGCAGCAGATGGCCCTCAAACACCAGATCATCGCTATCTCGCATTTGCCGCAGATCGCCGCACAGGGCAATGCTCATTACTTTGTGTATAAAGAGGATAGGGAAGACCGCACCATCAGCCGCGTGAAAAAACTGAGCGATGAGGAACGCGTGAACGAGATCGCCCACATGATTGCGGGGGCAAATCCGAGTGCCAATGCCTATCAAAGTGCAAAAGAGTTGCTGTCACTCTAA
- a CDS encoding enoyl-ACP reductase FabI encodes MSYNLLKGKKGIIFGALDEKSIAWKVAKRAKEEGAEFVLTNAPMAMRMGEIKKLAEECNAEIIPADATSVEELENLFTKAQEVLGGKIDFVLHSIGMSPNIRKGKSYGDMNYDWFQKTLDVSALSFHKVLQVAEKQDALNEWGSVVALSYIAAQRVFPDYTDMSQAKAVLESIARNYGYRYGQLKNVRVNTISQSPTKTTAGTGVGGFDVFYDYADNMSPLGNASAEDCANYCITLFSDLTRMVTMQNLMHDGGFSSMGISTNIVNMLQK; translated from the coding sequence ATGTCCTACAATCTGCTAAAAGGAAAGAAAGGAATTATCTTCGGTGCGCTGGACGAGAAGTCTATTGCCTGGAAGGTAGCCAAGCGTGCCAAAGAAGAAGGTGCTGAATTTGTGCTGACAAACGCGCCTATGGCCATGCGAATGGGTGAAATAAAGAAACTGGCCGAGGAGTGCAACGCCGAGATCATTCCTGCCGATGCCACTTCGGTAGAAGAACTGGAGAACCTGTTCACGAAGGCGCAGGAAGTACTGGGGGGCAAAATTGACTTTGTACTGCACTCTATCGGCATGAGCCCCAACATCCGCAAAGGCAAATCCTATGGCGACATGAACTACGACTGGTTCCAGAAAACGCTGGATGTATCGGCGCTCTCTTTCCATAAGGTATTGCAGGTAGCCGAAAAACAGGACGCTCTGAACGAGTGGGGTTCGGTGGTAGCGCTTTCCTATATCGCTGCGCAGCGCGTGTTCCCGGATTATACCGACATGTCGCAGGCCAAAGCCGTGCTGGAGTCCATTGCCCGCAACTATGGCTACCGTTACGGCCAGCTCAAGAACGTGCGCGTAAACACGATCTCCCAGTCGCCTACCAAAACAACTGCAGGCACCGGTGTGGGTGGCTTCGACGTGTTCTACGACTATGCTGATAATATGTCGCCGCTGGGCAACGCTTCAGCCGAAGATTGCGCCAACTACTGCATCACGCTGTTCTCCGACCTGACCCGTATGGTGACCATGCAGAACCTGATGCACGACGGCGGTTTCTCCAGCATGGGCATCTCCACAAACATTGTTAATATGCTGCAGAAGTAA
- a CDS encoding M28 family peptidase encodes MKNNFLLLLIAATMVSACSSKTPVSSAAPVAASANSVTPPAYAAITEQQLRQDLFALASDAMRGRRAGSLDELRAAAWTAEQARKAGLLPAGDDSTYFQFFPIHRVRVADSSKLTVNGQGLALWKDAWVTAPVQARVDAPVVWLNTLADTTKYSLKGKVIAMPLQAPNPLPAPGISLSGYRYTLSAVRQQQNFLKRQGAAAIILVTDPTAEESLAFAGHGFEEGQYLLESPATAATNTPVILVKQATATRLKQPKAKFIADLTRESFVYPSLNVVAVAPGADATLKNEYVLYSGHHDHDGIGTPIAGDSIWNGADDNATVSVAMLAIGRAWVASPGKRSALFVWHGGEERGLLGSRWYVEHPTVEKNAIVAVLNGDMIGRNAPDSAALLGATAPHRNSTALVNMAMQANEADTKFTIDTSWDDAKHPEGWYFRSDHLPYARAGIPAIFFTTLLHPDYHTPKDEAEGIDIAKLARMTRWMYATGWAVSQTQQRPVVDPGFKLER; translated from the coding sequence ATGAAAAACAACTTTCTACTACTGCTGATTGCCGCTACCATGGTAAGCGCCTGCAGCTCAAAAACACCAGTCAGTTCCGCAGCCCCTGTTGCTGCCAGCGCGAACAGCGTAACCCCGCCGGCGTACGCCGCTATCACCGAGCAACAGCTGCGCCAGGACCTCTTTGCCCTGGCTAGCGATGCGATGCGCGGCAGACGCGCGGGCTCGCTAGATGAGCTGCGGGCGGCTGCCTGGACAGCCGAGCAAGCCCGCAAAGCAGGCTTATTACCGGCCGGCGACGACAGCACGTATTTTCAGTTCTTCCCCATCCACCGCGTGCGCGTAGCCGACAGCAGCAAATTAACAGTCAACGGCCAGGGGTTAGCCTTGTGGAAAGATGCCTGGGTAACCGCGCCGGTACAGGCCCGCGTAGACGCGCCGGTTGTATGGCTCAACACACTGGCCGATACTACGAAGTATAGCTTAAAAGGAAAAGTGATCGCCATGCCGCTGCAGGCACCCAACCCCTTGCCCGCGCCGGGCATCAGCTTGAGTGGCTACCGGTATACTTTATCAGCTGTACGGCAGCAGCAGAATTTCCTCAAACGCCAGGGAGCGGCCGCCATTATACTTGTTACAGATCCCACAGCTGAAGAAAGCCTCGCCTTTGCCGGGCATGGTTTTGAAGAAGGCCAGTACTTGCTCGAAAGCCCGGCCACTGCAGCCACCAATACACCCGTTATACTTGTAAAGCAGGCAACCGCCACCCGCCTGAAACAGCCTAAAGCGAAATTTATAGCCGACCTTACACGTGAGAGCTTCGTGTACCCATCGTTGAATGTGGTGGCAGTGGCGCCCGGCGCCGATGCGACCCTGAAAAATGAGTACGTCCTCTACAGCGGCCACCACGACCACGACGGCATCGGAACGCCGATTGCCGGCGACTCGATCTGGAACGGTGCCGATGATAACGCTACGGTAAGCGTGGCGATGCTGGCGATTGGCCGCGCCTGGGTAGCCAGTCCGGGGAAACGCTCGGCGCTGTTTGTGTGGCACGGCGGCGAGGAACGTGGTCTGCTGGGCTCCCGCTGGTACGTGGAACATCCGACGGTAGAAAAAAACGCGATCGTGGCCGTACTCAACGGCGATATGATCGGGCGCAACGCCCCTGATTCTGCGGCGCTGCTGGGCGCTACGGCCCCGCACCGCAACTCCACGGCCCTGGTGAACATGGCCATGCAGGCAAACGAAGCGGATACGAAATTTACCATCGATACCAGTTGGGATGATGCCAAACACCCCGAGGGTTGGTATTTCCGCAGCGACCACCTGCCTTACGCCCGCGCCGGCATTCCGGCTATCTTCTTTACCACGCTGCTGCACCCGGATTACCACACACCCAAAGACGAGGCCGAAGGCATTGATATCGCAAAGCTGGCCCGGATGACCCGCTGGATGTATGCCACCGGCTGGGCCGTATCACAAACGCAACAGCGCCCGGTCGTAGACCCAGGCTTTAAGCTGGAACGGTAA
- a CDS encoding cupin domain-containing protein → MSDKKYVKQTKPFRVPTIDGKLIEEHFGHASTGTSAFSVAHMVAPPHWSEPHQTPEFDEVTIVLSGRKLIEIDGEEVVLKAGETLLIKAGARVRYANPFEEPCDYWSVCVPAFDISTVHREEE, encoded by the coding sequence ATGAGCGATAAAAAGTACGTGAAACAAACCAAGCCTTTCCGTGTACCCACCATAGATGGAAAGTTGATTGAAGAGCATTTTGGCCATGCCTCTACGGGCACATCAGCTTTTAGCGTGGCCCACATGGTTGCCCCGCCTCATTGGAGCGAACCCCACCAGACCCCGGAGTTTGATGAGGTTACCATTGTGCTTAGCGGGCGCAAACTGATCGAGATCGATGGCGAAGAAGTCGTTTTGAAGGCGGGCGAAACGCTCCTGATCAAAGCCGGCGCCCGCGTGCGCTATGCCAACCCCTTTGAGGAGCCTTGCGACTACTGGTCAGTGTGCGTGCCTGCCTTCGACATCAGCACGGTGCACCGGGAAGAGGAATAA
- a CDS encoding Kazal-type serine protease inhibitor domain-containing protein: MKNNAIAVSVFILAAVFSCKSVKQSTASCIDPARSNPDQICTMQYDPVCGCDGKTYGNACEADRAGVMSYTSGACAEKQ; the protein is encoded by the coding sequence ATGAAAAATAATGCTATTGCGGTAAGCGTGTTTATACTTGCTGCCGTTTTTTCCTGCAAATCCGTAAAGCAATCCACCGCCTCCTGCATCGACCCCGCCAGAAGCAACCCCGATCAGATCTGCACCATGCAGTATGATCCGGTTTGCGGCTGCGACGGCAAGACATATGGCAATGCCTGCGAGGCCGACCGGGCCGGTGTGATGTCTTATACTTCAGGCGCCTGTGCCGAAAAGCAGTAA
- a CDS encoding CsbD family protein encodes MRFYPGLMPHATMDENLRKRIMNEDKGKILLATLAGIGAGVVTGVLLAPDNGRTTRDSVKRTLTKVSDDMERTMKKWMSGLENQGVTKPGSSLVMHGSWDDVKGQLKQNYADLTDDDLLYAEGKEDELFGRLQRKLGKTKDEIVSLISDMQLFKS; translated from the coding sequence ATGCGCTTTTATCCTGGGCTGATGCCCCATGCTACAATGGACGAAAATTTAAGAAAAAGGATCATGAACGAAGACAAAGGAAAGATACTTCTGGCCACCCTGGCCGGTATTGGTGCCGGTGTGGTAACAGGCGTGCTGCTTGCCCCGGATAACGGACGCACTACCCGCGACAGTGTAAAGCGCACTTTAACCAAGGTGAGCGATGACATGGAACGCACGATGAAGAAATGGATGAGCGGCCTGGAAAACCAGGGGGTCACCAAACCTGGTAGCAGCCTGGTGATGCACGGCTCCTGGGACGATGTGAAAGGACAGCTGAAGCAGAACTATGCCGATCTGACGGACGATGACCTGCTGTATGCCGAAGGCAAGGAAGACGAATTGTTCGGGCGCCTGCAGCGCAAGCTGGGTAAAACCAAAGACGAGATCGTAAGTTTGATCTCAGACATGCAGCTGTTTAAAAGCTAA
- a CDS encoding YtxH domain-containing protein, which yields MKDNSGKVLVALLAGASAGVIAGLLMAPDTGEATRGSVKKWAGKLNKDLEKNLQAGLDEIKKMSSDAYSKVTGAGDTNAGGGSSNTGGGSANNSGSNNAGGGSSNKGGGSSAGGSSSGGSSAGGGSGAGNTGGGGNA from the coding sequence ATGAAAGACAATAGCGGAAAGGTACTAGTAGCACTGTTAGCCGGTGCAAGTGCCGGTGTAATTGCAGGCTTACTAATGGCTCCGGATACAGGCGAAGCTACCCGTGGCAGCGTAAAGAAATGGGCTGGCAAACTTAACAAAGACCTGGAGAAAAACCTGCAGGCCGGCTTAGACGAAATCAAAAAAATGAGCTCCGATGCGTATAGCAAAGTAACCGGCGCTGGCGACACGAACGCTGGTGGTGGTTCTTCTAACACTGGCGGTGGCTCAGCTAATAATAGCGGCTCAAATAACGCTGGCGGCGGCTCTTCAAACAAAGGTGGCGGATCTTCTGCTGGTGGTTCATCATCAGGTGGTTCATCTGCTGGCGGCGGATCTGGCGCAGGCAACACCGGTGGTGGCGGCAACGCATAA
- a CDS encoding YtxH domain-containing protein gives METSMECRSLGEERGNYTNSNVRQIRQKETTHHRHESSGSSSKGGGKLAVGLLAGAGVGVLAGMLLAPERGKDLRRQVGKKVTEGFNGTKEKVNSWTGRKRGYTEAHVNEAPDLSRSYTGNVHKSPYTDENKWEDEEIRDMKDDSRNIPPVI, from the coding sequence ATGGAAACAAGTATGGAATGTCGCTCATTAGGAGAGGAGAGAGGTAATTACACCAACTCGAATGTGCGCCAGATAAGACAAAAAGAAACGACCCACCACCGCCATGAAAGCAGCGGCAGCAGCAGTAAAGGTGGAGGTAAATTGGCTGTAGGCCTGCTGGCAGGTGCCGGTGTTGGCGTGCTGGCGGGCATGTTGCTGGCGCCCGAAAGAGGGAAAGACCTGCGCCGGCAGGTAGGAAAAAAAGTAACCGAGGGCTTTAACGGCACCAAAGAAAAAGTAAACAGCTGGACCGGCAGAAAGCGCGGCTACACCGAAGCGCACGTAAATGAAGCGCCTGATTTATCCAGGAGCTATACCGGTAACGTGCACAAAAGCCCGTACACCGACGAGAACAAGTGGGAAGATGAAGAAATCAGAGACATGAAGGACGATTCGCGCAATATTCCGCCTGTTATCTAG
- the lysS gene encoding lysine--tRNA ligase, which translates to MQLSEQELRRRHEREELEKMGINPYPSETFEVTATAKEIKENYDKDQNNYQEVTLAGRMMSRRIMGKASFAELMDSTGRIQIYVSRDDIAPGENKDLYNTVFKKMLDIGDFIGIKGYVFITQVGEISVHVTELKILTKSLKPLPIVKREVDENGVEHVYDAFSDPELRYRQRYVDLIVNPDVRETFKKRSQLVNSMRSFLGNKGYLEVETPILQPLYGGAAARPFKTHHNTLDMTLYLRIANELYLKRLIVGGFDGVFEFAKDFRNEGMSRFHNPEFTQVELYVAYKDYNWMMNLVEEMVEKVAMDLHGTTEVKVGENIINFQRPWKRFTMFEAIEHFTKIDISKMEEPELRQTAEKLGIKVDLKLGKGKIIDEIFGETCEPYLIQPTFITDYPVEMSPLAKKHRDKPGLVERFEAICNGKEICNAFSELNDPIDQRARFEEQLELGKRGDTEAMVLDEDFLRALEYGMPPTAGLGIGIDRLSMIMTNSHSIQDVLFFPQMKPEKQEE; encoded by the coding sequence ATGCAACTGAGCGAACAGGAACTACGCAGACGCCACGAGCGCGAAGAGCTGGAAAAAATGGGCATCAACCCCTACCCCTCTGAAACATTTGAAGTTACTGCCACAGCCAAGGAAATAAAGGAAAATTACGATAAGGATCAGAATAACTACCAGGAAGTAACCCTGGCGGGCCGCATGATGAGCCGCCGCATTATGGGCAAAGCCTCGTTTGCGGAACTCATGGACAGCACCGGCCGCATCCAGATCTATGTTTCCAGAGACGATATTGCCCCCGGCGAAAACAAGGACCTCTACAACACCGTGTTCAAGAAGATGCTCGACATCGGCGACTTCATCGGTATCAAAGGTTATGTGTTCATCACGCAGGTAGGCGAGATCTCGGTGCACGTTACGGAGCTGAAAATCCTGACCAAATCCCTTAAACCGCTTCCGATTGTGAAGCGCGAGGTGGACGAGAACGGCGTGGAGCACGTGTATGACGCTTTCAGCGACCCCGAACTGCGTTACCGCCAGCGCTACGTGGACCTGATCGTGAACCCGGACGTGCGCGAAACTTTCAAGAAGCGCTCGCAGCTGGTAAACTCCATGCGCAGCTTCCTGGGCAACAAAGGCTACCTGGAGGTGGAAACCCCTATCCTGCAGCCCTTGTACGGTGGTGCCGCGGCGCGTCCGTTCAAGACGCACCACAACACCCTGGATATGACGCTGTACCTGCGCATTGCCAACGAGCTATACTTGAAGCGCCTCATTGTAGGTGGCTTTGACGGGGTGTTCGAGTTTGCCAAAGACTTCCGTAACGAAGGCATGAGCCGCTTCCACAACCCGGAGTTTACGCAGGTGGAGCTTTACGTGGCTTACAAAGACTATAACTGGATGATGAATTTGGTGGAGGAAATGGTGGAAAAAGTAGCCATGGACCTGCACGGCACCACCGAAGTGAAAGTAGGTGAGAACATCATCAACTTCCAGCGCCCCTGGAAGCGCTTTACCATGTTTGAGGCCATCGAGCACTTCACCAAGATCGATATTTCAAAAATGGAAGAGCCGGAGCTGCGCCAGACAGCCGAAAAGCTGGGCATTAAAGTAGATCTGAAACTGGGCAAGGGCAAGATCATCGACGAGATATTCGGTGAGACCTGTGAGCCATACTTGATCCAGCCTACGTTCATTACCGACTACCCGGTAGAAATGAGCCCGCTGGCCAAAAAGCACCGTGACAAGCCGGGCCTGGTGGAGCGTTTCGAAGCCATTTGCAACGGCAAGGAGATCTGCAACGCCTTCTCGGAGCTGAACGACCCGATCGATCAGCGCGCCCGCTTTGAAGAGCAGCTGGAGCTGGGCAAGCGTGGCGACACCGAAGCCATGGTGCTGGACGAAGACTTCCTGCGTGCCCTGGAGTATGGCATGCCGCCAACGGCTGGCCTGGGTATCGGCATCGATCGCCTGAGCATGATCATGACCAACTCCCATTCTATCCAGGATGTGCTGTTCTTCCCGCAGATGAAGCCGGAAAAACAGGAGGAATAA